tgaaactaatattatttagactctaaatacaaaattaatttacctgGATATCGTGTGTGCTGTATTAGGTTCGTGCTAGACCACAATTTGTTATTAACTGAATACAACATCGTAAATAACTCTTTAAACaagatatattgttttaaatcgATTGTCtaagaataatatattattgcgAAATCCAGTTCCGCAATCTATAAACCAGTCAATTAAAGAATTAGCTCAAGTGGTATACACAATTGAGAAAAAAATGGAATTTTAATGGTAAATGGattcttaataaatactaataaaaatatagatattataaatgaaatgaattatTAAGAATGTGAAACCAAATAGTGGTGCTGCAATGTCCATTAcaattattctaaaattttaGACTTTATAGAAACTGGAACTGGCTCTGGTCTTTTAGTTGTAAACTGTCTTGAGCCGCAAAGCTTTGCCCGCTCCGCTGTTCCCCTATAGAGCGATAAAAACTCCGTCACTGGCCGAAGTTTTTCAATCGTAACACCctggaaatattttaacaaataagtatgtagaaaacaatttaaaggGGATTGACACTGATTCATAAACACCGTATTCtcttttagaaatattacaataatcttattataatttttttaatcatttcgAACCTTGACATTTGATTAAAGTATTTTCCGAAAGCTGATCACTACATccttaaataaactttagattaactaatatttttagactattcaatttttattaccgGTTCTCTTCGATAGATTACAGCGGCCAGTCGTCCCCAGAGGATTTGGAGAAGAAATGGCCCGTATCCAGTCTCCAGTACATGCAGCAACATGGGCGAGTCCAATGTATTTGCTAGATCTAGAAAAACGTTTGTCATTTTTAATGGAAATGCACTATACCGTATTTAAACACACGTCAATCTAAGCATACTAATAAATTTGTGATCCCATCATAATCATATATTAGAAGTATTGTTATTTGAGATTTTCGTACATTATCGTAAACTGGAAAAATCTTTTGACAGTTTCGAAAACATTATATCAATAGGAATAGGAGAGCCAATTcctatttgatttatttcgtgcaaatatttttaatagatacaAATAGAAACCagtcattatattatatatagtatacacAAAACTTAAAGTCCAttattgctttaaataatttttatttattttttgcatcGTCGCCCGAGAAATTGTACATATCGGTGGCGGtcacttatataaaaatagcgtACTCACGTAACTCGGTTTCGTTGTTTTTCAAGTCTATCAGTTGTCTGTAGCATCCCTTTAGATCATGCACTGACTTTGACCAGATATCAAAAGGCTGTTCTGTATGGTATCGTAGGCGTATAACTTCACCTGGCTCACTGTCCATGAGCTGTTCTGTAGGACGACCGAGCCGTTTCGTTATCATCCACTTGAGGCTTGCCTGCGCAGGTATTTATCATAGAAGTAATCTAAACTTGATTATCAGATTCTATCAATATATCaagtttgatattaaaaatatagagttatatttatattgtacttTGTCGTATTACACATTACAACATAAAgacaagtaactttttaaagtttaatcaaATGtgtgacaaaaatatttatagaaaatggAATGATTAACGATGAATGTCCATAATCAACTTCATTATTAGGTAAAGGATTTAAAGTATAccctaaaaatgtataatcaCCAAGACTATTGAAGCTATTCTTTACTAAATTTTAAGTTGATGACGTTAGAACCTATTCCATAATATTCTAAAGCGAGTACCTCATCAACTTCACTGAAGTCCACTCTATAGCACGTCACATTATCGAACTTGTTGGAAAAGTTGGTGTCTGGTATAACAGCCACGACGTGCCAACGTCCAATCGCTTTCTTTATATCGAAGTCTGTCTTAAAACCTTAAATGAATagtgaaaatgttaataatgtttctgcttattaataatacaatatgaatttaagtatttttacatattgtgGTACAATCTAATCaaagaaatctaaaaaatacaatgattTCCACCAAGAAAATACTGAACTAAActaaattctttattaaaataataaaggaaTTCCAACATAGTAAAACACTTCAAatgagtttaaataatatctaagCCAAACGagcttattaatttttttaccttcACAGTATTTTCCATTCACCTCAGATTTTACAGTATTTACTAGAAATAaagagattaaaataaatgtatacattGTGATGAAGCGGTGTATAAAGAGCGACTGAGTAGTGTTAACTatgttaaatttgttaaattaggTACGATTTCACAAATtgaataattgtttgactCACTTTAAGTCTGTACGATGTGTAGCTTTTGAAACAAtcatttctaattaaattgtaaaaaaacgaTCTTTCTGGATTTCACTGACTATGATAATTCATTACTACAAAACACCACAAATTCTTTGCATAATAGTCGTCGAGCGTTTGTCACCCCACCTTTAAGGTCACACGGTGTAAAGCCAATTCTGCAGCAAATCGCCTTGCTTTGTACGTGATAATTATTCAACACCTAAACGAACCTACTCATTACTCCTTTGCTATTTCTTCGAGTGCTATCCCTATATATCTATATCtctatttttgtttaagtaaTCATAAATCACACTTAATCCTTCTTGTTTTAACCGCtagtcttaaatataaataattttgaaagcaCAAATGGAAATTCACATTTCCAACGAATCTAATTTTTTCAtaacaactttaaaaatacatttttaacaagCACGAGTCCATTAACGCGCACTCAGGGGACATCAAAACGTctcttaaaatatctattctTCGGGTCTGTCTTGTGATATATTCGTCTTACAAAAATACGGTCATTGTTTAAAAAGAAACCTACATACATTTACTTGAACAAAGGCAGTAAAAACGGTTTATGGACTTGTTATTGCCATCCCAGCGGACAGGTTGGGTGGTATAAAGCGTAAGACATTTGCGATTAGTATCAGAGGCTGgttaaatactattaaatttgGTTGCAGTCACTAATACAAACTCATAAAACTTGATAATTAACccttagtatatattaaaCGAGTATTTCAATGTTAAAGTTGTACACCTAACAACATAGTTTATAGTATTTAGAAGTAATACGAAAGTGCAGAAATGTGTATGGCCAAAACCCAGAGGTTGATTTGTTCATATtagtttataacatttttgtactttcatatatataatatgtattaacatgaacaatcaaaatcaaaacagTATGTCAACATTATCTTCAATAAgccaaatttaatattgcgacattctttttaaatatcttaagaCCTACGCCACTACCCCAGTGATGCTGTAGAAAACAGATTTTAATGTATCCTATGAAAATCTTCATTCAGAAATCTCcctttgaattttaatatgaaatccGGATCGTAAGTTTATTAGCGTTGaatgaaattgtaataaattatcaaagtGCGTTCTTTATTTCAGAAATTTGGAAAGATATAGCCGAAATTTATTTCATCATTTAAGAAGTAATGTGTTTACGTACAATTTTATAGTTTACTAGCTTTTCTTACGACTTTACTTTCATATGATCGGTTCCTTTATATCCCGTCACAAATACCgctaataaaattaacgaaTCAATTATTAGCCAGAAAACCAAATTAAGCAAAGTATATAGTAATCTTGATTTGCTTGCCTCGACCGGTGTCTATGACTTCTTggtcaaaattaaaatcgtCTCGATTGAAAAACCCTCAAAATATTAATCCTAGAGAATCTCTTCGAACAGCTTGGATAGCTTCACCTTTAGGTATTGGATAACAAAGTTACCTTATACTAACCACTTAGCTTGGTTTAAGCTAAGCTAATAAGGACTATTTTAAGACTCAACTAACttgaaaacattattatttaaatcgaGAATTAATTAGCATTTCACAGTgcattatgttttaatatttagtaattaatcATAACCTTTCACGACTTGTTagcgttattttaaatatccttCGCCGTTGAGTTTCGGCCTCATTAACTGGGATTCAACCCTTTACGTAATGTCATTTTTCCTCTATTTTTATCCGGTactattcataaattatacttatttttaattaagagaaTTTAAAAGTCGATTTATtcctaaatacaaaataattgaattaaatcttCCGTTTATTATCATAGTAAAATCTCTACTACgcgggtaacactgaaaatgtttggaactggccagttagtaacattgctaatgaaaaaaaaattgaatttaaatttaagaactTTTTgataacctaatgtagtatattgtattcatttgtttttgtgaattcgcggcaaatctaaaactctttctacacgtgaaaatgctatgataggctgcaattagcatttcttaatgaagccccatctagtgcgcaatcagctcagtgggtatTTCCTTTCGAGAATCGgtcaactaaggtaaagaaaggaagaagtcaaggaaaaaagatgattgcttcattctttggtcggaaaggtcattttGCGACAGTTTTGCTAGAaaatggaaggacagttactgcagactagTATTTCTATCACTGTTTACCTGTTTTTGGAAAAAATCCACAGCAGagccctcgaagcaggatcctccaTCAGCctcagcgcactccgcaaaacggactgttgaatatttgaatatGGCAGGTGTCAAGATattgagtcatccgccatacagtcctgacctggcgcactgcgactttcatttattcccaagaactaaaaatacaattcgaggtattcgctttacgagccctgaagatgcgaaGCGTACCAAATTGCCATAGAAGAATGCACCTAAGGAATAGTGgccccactgcttttctcagtagTTCCATCTAATGCGAGGATgagtagagaggaacggagattacttaaaattactgattacaaaacaataaaagtataacaACATTCTACAGTAAgccgtttttaattttcttaaaattttcagtgttacctaggtatctAACTTATGAATACCAAATTTACCaagagtaattttaaattcacgtttaatattttaaagatttcattttaaaacagGCTTAAGTTCTTTTGGGTTTGCTTCTGAAAGGTTAGGTCATTTTCttcacaattaaaatatttacgtacCTACCAGAAGTCAATAATTTCAagattctaatatttttaattttttgacgacatttatatgttattatttgatatagtCTGTCTTTTCTGTTGAgcggtatttttatatagtaagccttaatcaaaataaaggCAAAATTGCATTTATGTGATAATCAGTATAATTCAATCAAGACTAGGCATGTAAGGGTCCCTCTAATATTACGGTATGTTACGGAGTGCTATCGGATACCGATCGTAAAACTTTACGAACTTGCGCCCTCTCAACCTATCTGCGACAATCATCTTGATAATATGAAGACTAGTTTGCGTATAGAGTGTTCTTGATATTGACTTCTGTCTTA
This is a stretch of genomic DNA from Pieris brassicae chromosome 1, ilPieBrab1.1, whole genome shotgun sequence. It encodes these proteins:
- the LOC123710173 gene encoding uncharacterized protein LOC123710173 — encoded protein: MYTFILISLFLVNTVKSEVNGKYCEGFKTDFDIKKAIGRWHVVAVIPDTNFSNKFDNVTCYRVDFSEVDEASLKWMITKRLGRPTEQLMDSEPGEVIRLRYHTEQPFDIWSKSVHDLKGCYRQLIDLKNNETELHLANTLDSPMLLHVLETGYGPFLLQILWGRLAAVIYRREPGVTIEKLRPVTEFLSLYRGTAERAKLCGSRQFTTKRPEPVPVSIKSKILE